The Monomorium pharaonis isolate MP-MQ-018 chromosome 5, ASM1337386v2, whole genome shotgun sequence genome includes a window with the following:
- the LOC105838305 gene encoding kinetochore protein NDC80 homolog, producing the protein MHQSHTVRRRSSSNPVRISAIEREDKSLTRNDQRRTQTLKSKGISIGETSHIPRPRFRSSSSDRAGSLGRKSYLKTGKTPLHQPTTPITPARLSTKLPQSVVLTASSSRLHGSLPIGRSPSGDRAGTVGSKGPRKDTRPLTDKTYQMTLLNKIDNFFYVNQCSTMLNSNGSLKPITLKMFVEVSNFLLKYLDIKQDLTMTNYVDELPKFAKKLHYPGVMTKSWLKTANAMHSWPYVLGWIGWLVEACQVKEIALNRYELETLPFIGTQQQAQSYSMEFQALLKCYKAWNDEKLDEEEKLLNRYLQDVLVQQGITDDDIAQAHKELEEENIKLQIHEKESQKLNEKIEHLQQKLASLRAKESKQLSNINTMEDYINQVSTETNQLNVEREFLKEQIRIGNIQYEELSSTVKNQPMSKMEKEEILKKCTEIQNYIHQFDEHLKDYQKELYTLDIKLASFNNNLNKAILAYNKEVFMHIDNDGVNFDELKLPEKGLLNPQIMDVMKEKAALIKTFNETLMKQSNETESFIRSETTKLEKLQEKIKSLPDENKLKEDMSHINKMKVDAKKEKTKLMKQIEDLKNEIKEMQNMMPDLQAIDHEIEEAQDKLDAVIRRKTFLERTAKRFFEKLYKIIGEHRNELYDILTKDRTK; encoded by the exons ATGCATCAGAGTCATACAGTCAGACGTAGATCATCCAGTAATCCCGTAAGGATATCCGCTATCGAACGGGAAGACAAGAGCTTAACTCGGAATGATCAACGAAGGACGCAAACGCTGAAATCAAAGGGAATCTCGATTGGTGAAACCTCTCATATTCCCAGACCTCGTTTTAGAAGTTCGTCCAGCGATAGAGCGGGATCGCTCGGCAGAAAATCATATTTGAAAACAG GCAAGACTCCGCTACATCAACCGACAACTCCAATCACTCCAGCAAGACTTTCTACTAAGCTTCCACAAAGTGTAGTACTCACAGCAAGTTCGAGCAGACTCCATGGGTCGTTACCGATAGGTCGATCGCCGTCCGGCGATCGTGCTGGCACCGTGGGATCTAAGGGTCCTAGAAAAGATACAAGACCCCTAACAGATAAAACTTACCAGATGACCCTACtgaataaaatagataattttttttatgtaaatcagTGCTCAACAATGCTAAACAGCAACGGCAGTTTGAAACCAATCACATTAAAAATGTTCGTGGAAGTTTCTAATTTCTTATTGAAGTACCTTGATATCAAACAAGATCTTACAATGACAAATTATGTAGATGAATTACCAAAATTTGCGAAGAAGCTACACTATCCTGGTGTGATGACTAAATCATGGCTAAAGACTGCCAATGCTATGCATTCATGGCCTTATGTTCTTGGTTGGATCGGCTGGTTGGTAGAAGCATGCCAAGTAAAAGAAATTGCATTGAATAGATATGAATTAGAAACCTTGCCATTCATAGGAACACAGCAGCAAGCTCAAAGTTACAGCATGGAATTTCAAGCATTGTTGAAATGTTATAAAGCTTGGAATGATGAAAAACTTGACGAGGAAGAAAAACTATTGAATCGATATCTTCAAGATGTTTTAGTTCAACAGGGCATCACTGATGATGATATAGCTCAGGCACATAAAGAGTTAGAAGAAGAAAACATAAAGTTACAAATCCATGAAAAAGAGTCGCAAAAACtcaatgaaaaaattgaacatCTGCAACAAAAATTAGCATCTTTGCGTGCTAAGGAATCTAAacaattaagtaatattaataccaTGGAGGATTATATAAACCAAGTTTCCACTGAGACAAATCAATTGAATGTAGAACgcgaatttttaaaagaacaaattCGGATAGGAAATATACAGTATGAAGAATTGAGTTCTACTGTGAAAAATCAACCTATGTCCAAGATGGAAAAGGAGgagatacttaaaaaatgcacAGAAATACAAAACTATATTCATCAATTTGATGAACATTTGAAAGATtatcaaaaagaattatacactttagatataaaattagcatcttttaataataatctcaaTAAAGCAATATTAGCATATAATAAGGAGGTCTTCATGCATATTGACAATGATGGCGTGAATTTCGATGAATTAAAGCTTCCGGAAAAAGGATTGTTAAATCCGCAGATAATGGACGTAATGAAAGAAAAGGCAGCTTTAATAAAGACATTCAATGAAACATTGATGAAGCAAAGCAATGAAACGGAGTCTTTTATTCGTTCTGAAACTACAAAACTggaaaaattgcaagaaaaaattaaatctttgcCGGATGAAAACAAATTGAAAGAAGACATGTCTCACATTAATAAGATGAAAGTAGATgcgaaaaaagagaaaaccaAACTTATGAAACAGATTGAAGATCTGAAAAacgaaattaaagaaatgcaGAATATGATGCCAGATTTACAAGCAATAGACCATGAAATAGAAGAGGCACAAGACAAATTAGATGCGGTCATAAGAAGAAAGACTTTTCTAGAAAGAACTGCTAAacgattttttgaaaaattgtataaaattataggtGAACATAGAAATGAACTTTATGATATTCTAACAAAAGATAGAACAAAATAG